A stretch of Prunus dulcis chromosome 6, ALMONDv2, whole genome shotgun sequence DNA encodes these proteins:
- the LOC117631905 gene encoding 3-ketoacyl-CoA synthase 12-like: MELLSLLCAFSALYFIFMMWKRFDEKRDQECYILDYQCHKPTDDRKLDTRFSGEVIRRTKNLGLLEYQFLLKAIVSSGIGEQTYAPRIILSGRESCPTLEDSISEMEEFFHDSIQKLLDRSGISPSQLDVLVVNVSMFASMPSLASRIINHYKMREDIKVFNLTGMGCSASLISTDIVRNIFKSYKNVYALVVTSESLSPNWYSGNDRSMILANCLFRSGGCAVLLTNKRALKNQAMFKLKCLVRTHHGARDESYGCCIQQEDGQGMLGFHLDKILPKAATRAFVDNLREISPKILPIRELVRFMLVTLVRKLKSQSSKGGASTSPKPVINFKTGVDHFCLHTGGKAVIDGIGLNLGLSEYDLEPARMTLHRFGNTSASSLWYVLGYMEAKKRLKKGDTVLMISFGAGFKCNSCLLEVVRDLGDENVWKEDIAVYPPKSLTNPFLEKYGWLHQEDLSTFNPENVVI, from the coding sequence ATGGAGCTTCTCAGTTTACTCTGTGCTTTCTCAGCCTTGTACTTCATTTTTATGATGTGGAAACGCTTTGATGAAAAAAGGGACCAAGAGTGCTACATTTTGGACTATCAGTGCCATAAGCCCACAGATGACAGAAAGCTAGACACACGGTTTTCAGGGGAGGTCATCCGGAGGACCAAGAATCTTGGTCTTCTAGAATACCAGTTCCTCCTCAAAGCCATTGTGAGCTCAGGCATTGGTGAGCAAACCTATGCTCCAAGAATCATTCTTTCAGGCAGAGAATCTTGCCCCACATTGGAAGATAGCATCTCAGAGATGGAGGAGTTTTTCCATGACAGCATTCAGAAGCTTCTGGACAGATCAGGCATTTCCCCTTCACAACTTGATGTGCTTGTTGTGAATGTGTCCATGTTTGCTTCTATGCCTTCTTTAGCTTCCAGAATTATCAACCACTACAAGATGAGGGAGGACATAAAGGTCTTTAATCTCACTGGGATGGGTTGCTCTGCTAGCCTAATTTCAACCGACATTGTTAGGAACATTTTCAAGTCCTACAAGAATGTGTATGCACTTGTGGTCACTTCTGAGTCTTTGAGCCCCAATTGGTATTCAGGTAATGACAGATCCATGATTTTAGCAAATTGTTTGTTTAGGTCTGGTGGTTGTGCGGTCCTTTTGACCAACAAAAGGGCCTTGAAAAACCAAGCCATGTTCAAATTGAAGTGTTTGGTTAGAACCCATCATGGGGCTAGAGATGAGTCATATGGTTGTTGCATCCAACAAGAAGATGGGCAAGGGATGCTTGGTTTTCACCTTGACAAGATCTTACCCAAGGCTGCCACAAGAGCCTTTGTGGATAATCTTAGGGAAATTTCACCCAAGATTTTACCCATTAGGGAGTTGGTTAGGTTTATGCTTGTAACCCTAGTGAGAAAATTGAAGTCACAATCCTCCAAGGGAGGAGCAAGCACTTCACCAAAACCTGTCATCAATTTCAAGACAGGGGTTGATCATTTTTGCCTTCACACTGGTGGAAAGGCAGTCATAGATGGGATTGGGTTGAACCTTGGGCTTAGTGAGTATGATCTTGAGCCTGCAAGGATGACACTTCACAGATTTGGCAACACATCTGCAAGTAGCCTTTGGTATGTCTTGGGTTACATGGAAGCCAAGAAGAGGCTCAAGAAAGGGGACACAGTGTTGATGATAAGCTTTGGTGCTGGGTTTAAATGCAACAGCTGTTTGCTAGAGGTGGTGAGAGATTTGGGAGATGAAAATGTGTGGAAGGAGGACATTGCTGTGTACCCACCAAAATCATTGACCAACCCTTTCTTGGAGAAATATGGTTGGCTCCATCAAGAGGATCTAAGCACATTCAACCCTGAAAATGTGGTCATCTAA
- the LOC117631908 gene encoding nudix hydrolase 9: MEKAETETSGERYKLLLSCPSGLLPSQVSVVFDGDYDRIPHPDINLENSVSEIWDQRVHKNPSLYNGTKFRYGKHIWHDGGGSNQEPHVCLHLGLTDYRNFVGTNLNHLWESFLVASEDDAIRCQHTSSPLGNGAIVETSDKKILVLQRSNNVGEFPGHFVFPGGHPEPQEVGLVSHHHEDLTDSKVINDKVSHEMFDSIVREVVEEIGVPSASLHEQVFIGISCRVLNVRPTAFFFMKCSLSSKEVQKLYATAQDSFESTQLFTVPMIDLENMASKMPGCHEGGLALYKLMVEAVKNV, translated from the exons ATGGAGAAGGCAGAGACTGAAACGAGCGGTGAGCGCTACAAGCTTCTGCTCTCTTGCCCCTCGGGTCTTTTGCCATCGCAG GTTTCTGTGGTTTTTGATGGAGATTATGATCGAATTCCCCATCCAGACATCAACTTGGAGAATTCTGTTTCTGAG ATATGGGATCAAAGGGTTCATAAAAATCCATCGTTGTACAATGGGACAAAGTTCAGG TATGGAAAACACATATGGCATGATGGAGGTGGATCTAACCAAGAGCCTCATGTATGCCTCCACCTTGGTCTGACAGATTatag GAATTTTGTGGGCACAAACTTAAATCATTTATGGGAAAGCTTCCTGGTTGCTTCAGAAG ATGACGCTATACGTTGTCAACACACCTCAAGTCCATTGGGTAATGGTGCTATTGTGGAGACATCTGACAAGAAAATACTTGTGTTGCAAAGAAGTAACAATGTTGGGGAATTTCCTGGACATTTTGTTTTCCCAGGAGGCCATCCAGAG CCCCAAGAAGTTGGATTAGTATCCCATCATCATGAGGACTTGACAGACTCCAAAGTTATTAACGACAAGGTTTCTCATGAGATGTTTGACAGCATTGTCCGTGAGGTagttgaagaaattggagtACCTTCAGCTTCCCTT CACGAGCAAGTATTCATTGGTATATCCTGCAGGGTGTTGAATGTGCGACCAACTGCATTTTTCTTCATGAAATGCAGTCTCAGCTCAAAGGAAGTTCAGAAGTTGTATGCTACCGCACAAGACAGCTTTGAGTCAACTCAGCTCTTTACAGTTCCAATG ATTGACCTAGAGAATATGGCATCTAAAATGCCAGGCTGCCATGAAGGTGGATTGGCCTTATATAAGTTGATGGTTGAAGCCGTGAAGAATGTTTGA
- the LOC117631898 gene encoding E3 UFM1-protein ligase 1 homolog isoform X2 encodes MDDELLELQRQFEFAQQAKSSIRLSDRNVVELVQKLQELHIIDFELLHTVSGKEYITPDQLRHEILAEVSKLGRVSVIDLADTTGVDLYHVEKQAQRIVSDDPGLMLIQGEIISQSYWDSVAEEVNDRLQECSQIALAELAAQLHVSSEMVASVLEPRLGTVVKGRLEGGQLYTPAYVARVTAMVRGAARGITVPTNLSVLWSSLQQLLQEMDGASGVAVEGSFFQSLFNGLVKEGEILGSLRAGVHWTPNVFASAQKESIDSFFSQNSFISYEVLHKLRIPQPIQFLQSRYPEGMPLVTTFVHPSMIEMLDAAAEDALERSSWIDSLSILPMSFGSQDASKLLSLCPSIQQGLKSDKAKIFGESYVFSNGFIKDVYDRLEKEMETFNVSGTSGTVVSDDLRETKAGHDASRLTELTENVSDSSVNKQAMEKGSKKKKGKGAGNMMTGPAENELDNQDRAPTKSKKNQRKGKNISSEQVAESKAAAKLVKIKEENLNIPSEDWVMKKIATLVPDFEEQGLDDPQTILRPLANYLRPMLINSWKERRKALFSENAERMKQLLDSLQKKFDEDVHNKLKNGDEVAEPQISESISLNPGERTSIAKTLPGSLSNKALAVVEALEGKRVETFMTALRDIAEESGLLLKKLDKKLERTLLHAYQKDLVSQVSAEMDPVSLLAKVVSLIYVQVHHKALQAPGRAIAVAVSRLKDKLDDSAHKILTDYQTATVTLLALISAASGDGEDCTSDRILSKRELLENQMTALKGLVLGTSKS; translated from the exons ATGGACGACGAATTGCTGGAATTGCAGAGGCAATTCGAGTTCGCACAGCAGGCGAAATCGAGCATCAGATTATCCGATCGAAACGTCGTCGAATTGGTCCAGAAGCTTCAGGAGCTCCACATCATCGACTTCGAGCTCCTCCACACCGTCTCCGGCAAAGAATACATTACTCCC GATCAACTGAGGCATGAAATATTGGCGGAGGTTAGTAAATTAGGGCGTGTTTCGGTGATTGACCTTGCGGACACTACCGGGGTTGATTTGTATCATGTTGAGAAGCAAGCTCAACGTATTGTTTCGGATGATCCGGGGCTTATGTTGATTCAAGGGGAAATAATATCGCAGTCGTATTGGGATTCTGTCGCCGAAGAAGTCAATGACAGGCTTCAAGAATGTAGCCAAATTGCTTTGGCAGAACTTGCAGCTCAGTTACATGTCAGTTCAGAAATGGTGGCATCTGTGTTGGAGCCCCGCCTTGGGACTGTG GTGAAAGGTAGGCTTGAAGGTGGGCAGTTGTATACTCCTGCATATGTTGCACGTGTTACTGCCATGGTTCGTGGTGCTGCCAGGGGTATCACAGTTCCCACCAACTTATCAGTGTTGTGGAGTTCTTTACAACAGTTGCTGCAAGAAATGGATGGAGCCAGTGGTGTGGCTGTTGAAGGTTCATTTTTCCAATCCCTGTTTAATGGGCTTGTAAAGGAGGGCGAGATTCTTGGATCACTTCGAGCTGGAGTTCATTGGACACCGAAT GTCTTTGCCAGTGCTCAAAAGGAATCAAttgattctttcttttcacAG AATTCTTTCATTAGCTATGAAGTTCTGCACAAACTTAGAATTCCTCAACCTATTCAGTTCTTGCAG TCCAGATATCCGGAAGGTATGCCTTTGGTTACTACATTTGTTCACCCCTCGATGATTGAGATGCTTGATGCTGCTGCTGAAGATGCTCTTGAGCGTAGTAGCTG GATTGATTCTCTCTCTATACTGCCGATGTCCTTTGGGTCTCAAGATGCATCTAAACTTTTGTCCCTTTGTCCTTCCATTCAGCAGGGTCTTAAG TCTGATAAAGCAAAAATATTCGGGGAGTCTTATGTATTTAGCAATGGTTTTATCAAG GATGTGTATGATCGCCTGGAGAAAGAAATGGAAACCTTTAATGTTTCAGGTACTTCTGGTACTGTGGTGTCAGATGATTTGCGCGAGACAAAAGCTGGTCATGACGCAAGCAGGTTGACTGAGTTAACTGAAAATGTTAGTGATAGCAGCGTTAATAAACAGGCCATGGAGAAAggatccaaaaagaaaaagggcaaagGGGCTGGGAATATGATGACAGGTCCAGCTGAGAATGAGCTGGATAACCAGGACCGTGCTCCTACGAAAtctaagaaaaatcaaaggaaaGGCAAGAATATCTCTTCTGAACAAGTTGCAGAGTCAAAAGCAGCTGCTAAGTTGGTAAAAATCAAAGAGGAAAATCTCAACATTCCTTCAGAAGATTGGGTAATGAAGAAGATTGCAACATTGGTACCTGATTTTGAAGAACAAG GTCTTGATGATCCTCAAACAATTCTAAGACCTCTGGCAAACTATTTGAGACCTATGCTAATCAACTCTTGGAAGGAGAGAAGAAAGGCattgttttcagaaaatgCAGAGAGAATGAAGCAATTGCTTGATAGTTTGCAAAAGAAATTTGATGAG GACGTGCacaacaaattgaagaacgGAGATGAAGTTGCAGAGCCTCAGATTTCAGAATCTATTTCCCTTAATCCTGGAGAAAGAACTTCCATT GCCAAGACTCTTCCTGGATCTCTTTCAAATAAAGCTCTTGCTGTAGTTGAAGCTTTGGAAGGAAAG CGGGTGGAAACATTTATGACTGCTCTAAGAGACATTGCAGAAGAGAG CGGCTTGCTCTTGAAAAAGCTGGACAAGAAATTGGAAAGAACACTTCTGCATGCATATCAAAAG GATTTGGTGTCTCAAGTTTCTGCTGAGATGGATCCAGTTTCTCTTTTAGCAAAAGTTGTTTCCCTGATTTATGTACAG GTTCACCATAAAGCTCTTCAAGCACCTGGAAGGGCCATCGCTGTGGCTGTTTCACGGCTGAAG GATAAACTAGATGATTCAGCCCACAAGATCTTGACAGATTATCAAACTGCAACAGTGACCCTCTTGGCACTAATATCTGCTGCAAGTGGAGAT GGAGAAGATTGTACATCTGATAGAATTTTGAGCAAAAGGgagctgctagaaaatcaaatgacTGCACTCAAAGGCCTCGTTTTAGGCACCTCAAAATCTTGA
- the LOC117631902 gene encoding ankyrin repeat-containing protein At5g02620, whose protein sequence is MEAEAPAEQPQAAQPSLPRKKMTKQLTGKRDDTPLHSAARSGNMGVVMDILENTEEAELKELLAKQNSSDETALYVAAEYGYVDLVREMIKYYDLADAGIKARNGFDAFHIAAKQGDMDVLNVLMEAHPELTMTVDLSNTTALHTAATQGHTEVVNFLLEAGSSLATIARSNGKTALHSAARNGHLVVVKALLEKEPGIATRVDKKGQTALHMAAKGQNLEMMEELIKADPSLINMADNKDNTALHIATRKGRAEIVKLLLEHSETDTKAVNKSAETALDTAEKTGNSDIKAFLQERGVQSAKEIKPQATNPARELKQTVSDIKHEVHHQLEHTRQTRRRVQGIAKRLHKMHTEGLNNAINSNTVVAVLIATVTFAAIYQIPGQYVDDPKDIPHGQSLGEANIAPKLAFMIFFIFDSIALFISLAVVVVQTSVVVIESKAKKQMMAIINKLMWLACVLVSVAFLALSFVVVGGQKWLAIGVTIIGTVIMAATLGTMCFWVVRHRIEAKNMRSIRRSSLGSRSRSLSLSAVISESELLNNDYKKMYAI, encoded by the exons ATGGAGGCAGAGGCACCAGCTGAGCAGCCGCAGGCAGCGCAGCCAAGCTTGCCGCGGAAAAAGATGACGAAACAGTTAACGGGAAAGCGCGATGATACGCCTTTGCATTCTGCGGCAAGATCAGGAAATATGGGGGTGGTGATGGATATCCTTGAAAATACAGAAGAGGCTGAATTGAAGGAGTTATTGGCAAAGCAAAATTCATCTGATGAAACAGCCCTCTATGTTGCTGCAGAATATGGTTATGTTGATTTGGTCAGGGAGATGATCAAATACTATGATCTTGCTGATGCTGGAATCAAAGCAAGAAATGGGTTTGATGCATTCCACATTGCTGCCAAACAAGGGGATATGG ATGTATTGAATGTGCTTATGGAGGCTCATCCAGAATTGACTATGACTGTGGATCTATCAAACACCACAGCTTTGCACACGGCTGCCACCCAAGGGCATACAGAGGTGGTGAACTTTCTATTGGAAGCAGGAAGCAGCCTGGCAACCATTGCTAGAAGCAATGGCAAAACCGCGCTGCATTCTGCAGCAAGAAATGGTCATTTGGTGGTTGTGAAAGCGCTTCTGGAAAAGGAGCCTGGTATTGCAACACGCGTCGATAAGAAGGGGCAGACGGCACTTCACATGGCAGCAAAGGGGCAGAATCTTGAGATGATGGAGGAGTTGATTAAGGCAGATCCTTCGTTGATAAACATGGCTGATAATAAAGACAACACGGCATTGCATATAGCTACTCGAAAGGGTAGAGCTGAG ATTGTTAAGTTGCTACTCGAACACAGTGAAACCGACACAAAAGCTGTTAACAAGTCTGCAGAAACTGCCCTTGACACTGCCGAGAAAACTGGGAACTCGGACATTAAAGCTTTTCTCCAAGAGCGCGGTGTCCAGAGTGCTAAAGAAATCAAGCCACAGGCTACCAACCCAGCTCGAGAGCTGAAACAAACTGTGAGCGACATAAAGCACGAAGTCCACCACCAGCTAGAACACACTCGCCAAACCAGAAGACGCGTCCAGGGCATTGCGAAACGTCTTCACAAAATGCACACAGAAGGCCTTAACAATGCAATAAACTCCAACACTGTTGTTGCTGTCCTCATTGCCACGGTTACCTTTGCAGCCATTTACCAAATCCCTGGACAATATGTGGATGACCCGAAAGACATTCCTCATGGGCAGTCGCTTGGGGAAGCCAACATTGCTCCCAAACTGGCCTTTAtgatcttcttcatctttgatTCCATTGCCCTTTTCATTTCCCTGGCTGTTGTGGTGGTGCAAACTTCAGTGGTGGTGATTGAGAGCAAGGCCAAGAAGCAGATGATGGCAATCATTAACAAGCTCATGTGGTTGGCTTGTGTTCTGGTTTCTGTGGCATTTTTGGCACTCTCTTTTGTAGTGGTGGGTGGCCAGAAGTGGCTAGCAATTGGAGTTACAATTATAGGAACAGTCATCATGGCTGCGACTTTGGGCACTATGTGTTTCTGGGTAGTTAGGCATCGAATTGAGGCGAAAAACATGAGGAGCATTCGGAGATCATCGCTGGGCAGCAGATCGCGGTCGTTGTCGTTGTCTGCAGTGATTTCTGAATCTGAGCTCCTCAACAATGACTACAAGAAGATGTATGCAATTTGA
- the LOC117631898 gene encoding E3 UFM1-protein ligase 1 homolog isoform X1: MDDELLELQRQFEFAQQAKSSIRLSDRNVVELVQKLQELHIIDFELLHTVSGKEYITPDQLRHEILAEVSKLGRVSVIDLADTTGVDLYHVEKQAQRIVSDDPGLMLIQGEIISQSYWDSVAEEVNDRLQECSQIALAELAAQLHVSSEMVASVLEPRLGTVVKGRLEGGQLYTPAYVARVTAMVRGAARGITVPTNLSVLWSSLQQLLQEMDGASGVAVEGSFFQSLFNGLVKEGEILGSLRAGVHWTPNVFASAQKESIDSFFSQNSFISYEVLHKLRIPQPIQFLQSRYPEGMPLVTTFVHPSMIEMLDAAAEDALERSSWIDSLSILPMSFGSQDASKLLSLCPSIQQGLKSDKAKIFGESYVFSNGFIKDVYDRLEKEMETFNVSGTSGTVVSDDLRETKAGHDASRLTELTENVSDSSVNKQAMEKGSKKKKGKGAGNMMTGPAENELDNQDRAPTKSKKNQRKGKNISSEQVAESKAAAKLVKIKEENLNIPSEDWVMKKIATLVPDFEEQGLDDPQTILRPLANYLRPMLINSWKERRKALFSENAERMKQLLDSLQKKFDESFLNMQLYEKALDLFEDDQSTSVILHRHLLRTTATTIVDMLLQNLDVHNKLKNGDEVAEPQISESISLNPGERTSIAKTLPGSLSNKALAVVEALEGKRVETFMTALRDIAEESGLLLKKLDKKLERTLLHAYQKDLVSQVSAEMDPVSLLAKVVSLIYVQVHHKALQAPGRAIAVAVSRLKDKLDDSAHKILTDYQTATVTLLALISAASGDGEDCTSDRILSKRELLENQMTALKGLVLGTSKS, translated from the exons ATGGACGACGAATTGCTGGAATTGCAGAGGCAATTCGAGTTCGCACAGCAGGCGAAATCGAGCATCAGATTATCCGATCGAAACGTCGTCGAATTGGTCCAGAAGCTTCAGGAGCTCCACATCATCGACTTCGAGCTCCTCCACACCGTCTCCGGCAAAGAATACATTACTCCC GATCAACTGAGGCATGAAATATTGGCGGAGGTTAGTAAATTAGGGCGTGTTTCGGTGATTGACCTTGCGGACACTACCGGGGTTGATTTGTATCATGTTGAGAAGCAAGCTCAACGTATTGTTTCGGATGATCCGGGGCTTATGTTGATTCAAGGGGAAATAATATCGCAGTCGTATTGGGATTCTGTCGCCGAAGAAGTCAATGACAGGCTTCAAGAATGTAGCCAAATTGCTTTGGCAGAACTTGCAGCTCAGTTACATGTCAGTTCAGAAATGGTGGCATCTGTGTTGGAGCCCCGCCTTGGGACTGTG GTGAAAGGTAGGCTTGAAGGTGGGCAGTTGTATACTCCTGCATATGTTGCACGTGTTACTGCCATGGTTCGTGGTGCTGCCAGGGGTATCACAGTTCCCACCAACTTATCAGTGTTGTGGAGTTCTTTACAACAGTTGCTGCAAGAAATGGATGGAGCCAGTGGTGTGGCTGTTGAAGGTTCATTTTTCCAATCCCTGTTTAATGGGCTTGTAAAGGAGGGCGAGATTCTTGGATCACTTCGAGCTGGAGTTCATTGGACACCGAAT GTCTTTGCCAGTGCTCAAAAGGAATCAAttgattctttcttttcacAG AATTCTTTCATTAGCTATGAAGTTCTGCACAAACTTAGAATTCCTCAACCTATTCAGTTCTTGCAG TCCAGATATCCGGAAGGTATGCCTTTGGTTACTACATTTGTTCACCCCTCGATGATTGAGATGCTTGATGCTGCTGCTGAAGATGCTCTTGAGCGTAGTAGCTG GATTGATTCTCTCTCTATACTGCCGATGTCCTTTGGGTCTCAAGATGCATCTAAACTTTTGTCCCTTTGTCCTTCCATTCAGCAGGGTCTTAAG TCTGATAAAGCAAAAATATTCGGGGAGTCTTATGTATTTAGCAATGGTTTTATCAAG GATGTGTATGATCGCCTGGAGAAAGAAATGGAAACCTTTAATGTTTCAGGTACTTCTGGTACTGTGGTGTCAGATGATTTGCGCGAGACAAAAGCTGGTCATGACGCAAGCAGGTTGACTGAGTTAACTGAAAATGTTAGTGATAGCAGCGTTAATAAACAGGCCATGGAGAAAggatccaaaaagaaaaagggcaaagGGGCTGGGAATATGATGACAGGTCCAGCTGAGAATGAGCTGGATAACCAGGACCGTGCTCCTACGAAAtctaagaaaaatcaaaggaaaGGCAAGAATATCTCTTCTGAACAAGTTGCAGAGTCAAAAGCAGCTGCTAAGTTGGTAAAAATCAAAGAGGAAAATCTCAACATTCCTTCAGAAGATTGGGTAATGAAGAAGATTGCAACATTGGTACCTGATTTTGAAGAACAAG GTCTTGATGATCCTCAAACAATTCTAAGACCTCTGGCAAACTATTTGAGACCTATGCTAATCAACTCTTGGAAGGAGAGAAGAAAGGCattgttttcagaaaatgCAGAGAGAATGAAGCAATTGCTTGATAGTTTGCAAAAGAAATTTGATGAG TCTTTCTTAAACATGCAGCTTTATGAAAAGGCTTTAGATTTGTTTGAAGATGACCAATCAACTTCA GTCATTTTGCACCGGCATCTGTTAAGAACAACAGCTACTACTATTGTTGACATGCTTCTTCAAAATTTG GACGTGCacaacaaattgaagaacgGAGATGAAGTTGCAGAGCCTCAGATTTCAGAATCTATTTCCCTTAATCCTGGAGAAAGAACTTCCATT GCCAAGACTCTTCCTGGATCTCTTTCAAATAAAGCTCTTGCTGTAGTTGAAGCTTTGGAAGGAAAG CGGGTGGAAACATTTATGACTGCTCTAAGAGACATTGCAGAAGAGAG CGGCTTGCTCTTGAAAAAGCTGGACAAGAAATTGGAAAGAACACTTCTGCATGCATATCAAAAG GATTTGGTGTCTCAAGTTTCTGCTGAGATGGATCCAGTTTCTCTTTTAGCAAAAGTTGTTTCCCTGATTTATGTACAG GTTCACCATAAAGCTCTTCAAGCACCTGGAAGGGCCATCGCTGTGGCTGTTTCACGGCTGAAG GATAAACTAGATGATTCAGCCCACAAGATCTTGACAGATTATCAAACTGCAACAGTGACCCTCTTGGCACTAATATCTGCTGCAAGTGGAGAT GGAGAAGATTGTACATCTGATAGAATTTTGAGCAAAAGGgagctgctagaaaatcaaatgacTGCACTCAAAGGCCTCGTTTTAGGCACCTCAAAATCTTGA